A section of the Microbulbifer pacificus genome encodes:
- a CDS encoding 2OG-Fe(II) oxygenase — MEFTELQPDQQQRVRNPECGNPGGHMPDDGARFRIFEASSNQVALGDRQVDVLLAMRQPNVILFGNLLSHWECDALIEMSRPHMARSRVVNSEIGTFDLEDVRTSSGTHFRKRETPLIAAVESRIAQLLGVPEERGEPLQILNYQAGAEYRPHYDFFDPERPGNREVLAMGGQRVGTMIMYLNDVDAGGSTIFPKLGLDILPKKGCGLFFSYANDEGDLDYLTLHGGSPVLQGEKWIASKWLRLGEFAGWSE, encoded by the coding sequence GTGGAGTTTACGGAACTTCAGCCGGATCAGCAGCAGCGGGTTCGCAATCCGGAATGTGGGAATCCGGGCGGGCATATGCCCGACGACGGTGCTCGCTTTCGCATTTTTGAAGCATCTTCAAATCAGGTTGCACTGGGTGACCGACAGGTGGATGTGCTGCTGGCGATGCGGCAACCCAACGTCATTTTGTTCGGCAATCTGTTGTCGCACTGGGAGTGCGATGCCCTCATTGAAATGTCGCGCCCGCATATGGCGCGGTCCCGTGTCGTCAATTCTGAAATTGGCACCTTTGATCTGGAAGACGTACGCACCAGCTCTGGAACCCATTTCCGCAAGCGGGAAACACCGCTGATTGCCGCCGTAGAGTCCCGTATCGCCCAATTGCTGGGCGTGCCTGAAGAGCGAGGCGAGCCTCTGCAGATTCTTAACTATCAGGCCGGTGCGGAATATCGACCCCATTACGATTTTTTTGACCCTGAGCGCCCCGGTAATCGTGAGGTGCTGGCCATGGGCGGCCAGCGTGTGGGTACCATGATCATGTATCTGAATGATGTGGATGCCGGGGGCTCGACGATTTTCCCGAAGTTGGGGCTGGATATTCTGCCGAAAAAGGGCTGTGGCCTGTTTTTCTCATACGCCAACGATGAAGGCGATCTGGATTACCTGACGTTGCACGGTGGCAGCCCGGTGTTGCAAGGAGAAAAGTGGATCGCCAGCAAGTGGCTGCGGCTTGGTGAGTTCGCCGGTTGGAGCGAGTGA
- a CDS encoding LEA type 2 family protein — MNKHGPTFSALHRTASRVVLLALVVPLMILQGCATLSPDFETPEVQVTALEPLPNNQSGDLRFRIHLRVFNPNDTDLALSGLYYTLKLAGHKVITGTSSNLPVIPAYGQNAIVVDASANLMGSFMAAAQLLQMQGNTVPYELEAKLGLQRSILPAIRVTKRGDIPLGQYQR; from the coding sequence ATGAACAAGCACGGACCAACATTTAGCGCGCTGCACAGGACCGCAAGCAGAGTCGTTCTGCTGGCGCTGGTAGTGCCATTGATGATCTTGCAGGGCTGCGCCACCCTGTCGCCCGATTTCGAAACCCCAGAAGTGCAGGTAACCGCGCTAGAGCCGCTGCCAAACAACCAAAGTGGCGACCTACGCTTTCGCATCCATCTTCGGGTCTTCAACCCCAACGACACAGACCTGGCGCTTTCCGGTCTTTACTACACGCTCAAGCTGGCGGGTCACAAGGTAATCACAGGCACCTCCAGCAACCTGCCGGTGATACCGGCTTACGGGCAGAATGCGATTGTCGTGGACGCCTCGGCCAACCTGATGGGGTCATTTATGGCAGCCGCGCAACTACTGCAGATGCAGGGCAATACCGTGCCCTATGAGCTGGAGGCCAAACTCGGGCTTCAGCGCTCCATCCTGCCCGCTATCCGGGTGACCAAACGGGGAGACATTCCCCTGGGCCAGTACCAACGCTGA
- a CDS encoding RNA polymerase sigma factor codes for MSLDDEDLIRRVVEDGDQRAYAQLVRRYQSQLRFSLRQLCDGDQALADDMAQEAFIKAYKALPAFRGDARFSTWLYRIAYNLVMSYKRKNAPDVDQDAVDRAQANESVEEALQLGMARDLNSAMGELSDVQRQAVHLCMQRGFSHEEAASIMKLPLGTVKSHVNRARAKLQTLLQAWREEVVSG; via the coding sequence ATGAGCCTCGATGATGAGGATCTGATAAGGCGCGTCGTCGAAGACGGGGACCAGCGGGCCTATGCCCAGCTGGTTCGTCGCTATCAGTCACAGCTGCGATTCTCGCTCCGTCAGCTGTGCGATGGCGACCAGGCTCTTGCCGACGACATGGCGCAGGAGGCCTTTATCAAGGCCTACAAGGCGCTGCCTGCTTTCCGTGGGGATGCAAGATTCAGCACCTGGCTGTATCGCATTGCCTACAATCTGGTCATGAGCTATAAGCGCAAGAATGCGCCGGACGTGGACCAGGATGCGGTTGATCGAGCCCAGGCCAATGAGAGCGTCGAAGAAGCGCTGCAACTGGGGATGGCCAGAGATCTGAACTCGGCCATGGGGGAATTGAGTGACGTCCAGCGTCAGGCAGTACATCTGTGTATGCAGCGCGGTTTTTCACACGAAGAAGCCGCGAGTATTATGAAGTTGCCGCTGGGCACGGTAAAATCCCATGTCAATCGCGCGCGGGCCAAATTGCAGACATTACTGCAGGCCTGGCGAGAGGAGGTAGTCAGTGGCTGA
- a CDS encoding DUF6249 domain-containing protein encodes MRASHSNVQRRSPVWAFAVAASLAMGMSGALVAQESGEAVAPVPPVPPVPPVPRVAPAPEEKVTKQVRIVRQEDGTLRIHARDENGESANVEINLGEEFGGAVTRRIYEKLEEKGILDDRGLVVDEALESVPRNIEIGIKAEMERAERARERAERARERVESARDRMESARERAERDMHVHEIEQYRPRDMEWLIGIIAILAVFGTPILIVWLVTRNSYRKKQLLMENINRMVSEGRDIPPELLDAMEGERSANVKDRGFTLIAVGAAIFIWLTAAGGLGAGSLGLIPLFIGVARFINWKLDQQQQVG; translated from the coding sequence ATGAGAGCGAGTCATTCAAACGTACAGCGCCGGTCACCGGTCTGGGCTTTTGCGGTAGCTGCGTCCCTGGCCATGGGGATGTCAGGAGCCCTGGTAGCCCAGGAGTCCGGAGAGGCGGTGGCACCGGTACCGCCCGTGCCACCAGTGCCGCCAGTGCCCAGGGTTGCGCCGGCGCCGGAGGAAAAGGTCACCAAACAGGTGCGGATTGTGCGCCAGGAAGACGGCACCCTGCGCATCCACGCCCGCGATGAAAACGGTGAAAGCGCCAATGTGGAAATCAACCTTGGTGAGGAATTCGGTGGAGCGGTAACCCGCCGAATCTACGAGAAGCTCGAAGAGAAGGGCATTCTCGACGACAGGGGCCTGGTGGTGGATGAGGCACTGGAATCTGTGCCGCGCAATATCGAAATCGGTATCAAGGCCGAGATGGAGCGCGCGGAGCGTGCGCGGGAGCGGGCTGAACGCGCCCGGGAACGGGTGGAAAGTGCGCGGGACCGCATGGAAAGTGCTCGCGAGCGTGCGGAACGCGATATGCACGTGCACGAAATCGAACAGTACCGCCCACGGGATATGGAGTGGCTGATCGGCATCATTGCCATACTGGCGGTGTTCGGCACGCCGATTCTGATCGTGTGGCTGGTGACCCGCAATAGCTACCGCAAGAAGCAGCTGTTGATGGAAAACATCAACCGTATGGTGTCGGAAGGCCGCGATATTCCGCCGGAGCTGCTGGATGCGATGGAAGGGGAGAGGAGTGCCAACGTCAAGGATCGGGGCTTCACCCTGATTGCCGTGGGCGCAGCGATCTTCATCTGGCTGACCGCGGCCGGTGGTCTGGGTGCCGGCAGTCTGGGCCTGATCCCGCTGTTTATCGGTGTGGCCCGCTTTATCAACTGGAAACTCGATCAACAGCAGCAAGTAGGTTAA
- a CDS encoding YebG family protein codes for MAVVAVWKCDRDGAMFDNKKDAEEHDKMLELAANITALIERHVAGVSEEASEEIGLMLAKRREVLARACKGKPEDLLTEDEEFTATQSENVTPLAANL; via the coding sequence ATGGCGGTAGTAGCAGTTTGGAAATGCGATAGAGACGGAGCCATGTTCGACAACAAGAAAGACGCCGAAGAACACGACAAGATGCTGGAACTGGCCGCAAACATCACCGCGCTGATCGAGCGCCATGTTGCGGGCGTTTCCGAGGAGGCGAGCGAAGAGATCGGCCTGATGCTGGCGAAGCGTCGCGAGGTCCTGGCCAGAGCCTGTAAGGGCAAGCCGGAAGATCTGCTCACCGAAGATGAAGAATTCACCGCCACCCAGAGTGAGAACGTGACGCCGCTCGCGGCCAACCTGTAA
- a CDS encoding MAPEG family protein — protein MQNVEITSLYAGLCALLVMALAFRVVSFRRGRQVGLGTGGDRDGEIRIRTHANAVEYIPLALILMLIAEINGLAPLWLHCLGGTLVFARLLHAFGLVGGKGGYHPGRFFGTALTWLVIIALALIDIAGVF, from the coding sequence ATGCAGAATGTAGAAATTACCTCGCTCTACGCGGGCTTGTGTGCGCTGCTGGTGATGGCGCTGGCGTTCAGAGTGGTCAGTTTCCGGCGTGGCCGTCAGGTTGGGCTGGGAACTGGGGGTGACAGAGATGGCGAGATCCGCATCAGGACCCATGCCAATGCGGTGGAATATATCCCGCTGGCGCTGATCCTGATGTTGATCGCCGAGATCAATGGCCTGGCGCCGCTGTGGCTGCATTGTCTTGGCGGTACGCTGGTGTTTGCCAGGCTGCTACACGCCTTTGGCCTCGTCGGCGGCAAGGGTGGTTACCATCCCGGGCGCTTTTTCGGCACTGCGTTGACCTGGCTGGTGATCATTGCGCTGGCGTTGATTGATATTGCTGGCGTGTTCTGA
- a CDS encoding amidohydrolase family protein, with the protein MMCVNNFSPNKIFQAATRIALVVFAGMTWAAQAQTVLIKDAKIITLGDQGTLEQGDLLVRDGRVEQVAQDLGDLAADLVIDGRGKVVTPGLIAPSSELGLTEIGAAASTNDSAVTDTSIGAGFDPSVAFNPHSTLIPFNRAGGLTRAVVVPSSEEKIFAGQGFAIKLTGDFDSVTKSGLVQKVYFGEYGAQLAGGSRARAYQQIESALQQAVEYAGNRDAIRRGEWRELDFSVADLEALQPLINGEQSLLISANRASDILQVLALSKRFKLKTIIQGAAEGWMVADQLAAARVPVVIDAMGNSPDAFEKLGARLDNAALMQKAGVVVAISGPGYAGSHNSYLSRQGAGNAVAYGLPLEEGVKAITANVAAIFGLEGGVLAPGSQADLVLWSGDPLEVTSFAEFVLIDGKPQSLVNRSTRLRDRYLHPQAGTGHAYRQ; encoded by the coding sequence ATGATGTGCGTTAATAATTTCTCTCCCAACAAAATATTCCAGGCTGCCACACGGATCGCCCTGGTGGTTTTCGCCGGGATGACATGGGCAGCGCAGGCACAGACCGTGCTGATTAAGGATGCAAAGATCATCACTCTTGGTGATCAGGGCACCCTGGAACAGGGCGATCTGCTGGTGCGTGACGGGCGTGTCGAGCAGGTAGCGCAGGACTTGGGAGACCTGGCGGCGGATCTGGTGATCGACGGCCGCGGCAAGGTGGTAACCCCGGGCTTGATTGCCCCGAGCAGCGAACTCGGATTGACCGAGATCGGTGCCGCGGCCTCCACCAACGACAGTGCCGTAACGGATACCTCCATAGGTGCCGGCTTTGATCCATCGGTAGCCTTCAATCCGCATTCCACCCTGATTCCATTCAACCGCGCTGGCGGGCTCACCCGGGCAGTGGTGGTGCCGAGTAGTGAGGAAAAAATCTTCGCCGGGCAGGGGTTTGCCATCAAGCTCACCGGAGACTTCGACAGCGTTACCAAATCCGGGCTGGTGCAAAAAGTGTACTTTGGCGAGTACGGCGCGCAACTGGCGGGCGGCAGTCGCGCGCGGGCCTACCAGCAGATTGAGAGTGCCCTGCAGCAGGCGGTGGAATACGCGGGTAACCGCGATGCCATTCGCAGGGGCGAGTGGCGGGAACTGGATTTCTCCGTCGCCGATCTCGAGGCACTGCAGCCGCTGATTAATGGCGAGCAGTCTCTTCTCATCAGTGCCAACCGCGCCAGCGATATCCTGCAGGTGCTGGCGCTGAGCAAGAGGTTCAAGCTGAAGACGATTATCCAGGGCGCCGCGGAAGGCTGGATGGTGGCGGACCAGCTGGCCGCTGCCCGGGTGCCGGTGGTTATCGACGCCATGGGAAATTCTCCGGATGCCTTCGAGAAACTGGGGGCACGCCTGGACAATGCGGCATTGATGCAGAAGGCCGGTGTTGTCGTGGCGATCAGTGGCCCGGGTTATGCCGGGTCTCACAATAGCTACCTTTCGCGCCAGGGCGCAGGCAACGCGGTGGCCTACGGCCTGCCGTTGGAAGAGGGGGTAAAGGCCATCACCGCCAATGTCGCCGCTATTTTTGGCCTGGAAGGCGGTGTGCTCGCCCCCGGTAGCCAGGCGGACCTGGTGTTGTGGAGTGGTGATCCCCTGGAGGTTACGAGCTTCGCGGAATTCGTGTTGATCGATGGCAAGCCGCAGTCGCTGGTCAATCGCTCAACGCGCTTGCGGGACCGCTATCTGCACCCGCAGGCGGGTACCGGACATGCTTACCGGCAGTAA
- a CDS encoding amidohydrolase: protein MRFTLNSNTAARRLLAVACGAILATALVSCGGDKQEKGKGPDFARQGAFPSSYKADEAAPVLIRGATVLTGTGEQLPNTDILLKEGKIAAIGEGLKAPKKGLVVEGAGKWVTPGIIDVHSHLGDYPAPAIESSQDGNEMTSPNTSQVWAEHSVWTQDPQFALALAGGVTTLQILPGSANLFGGRGVTLKNVPGRSVQDMKFPGAPYGLKMACGENPKRVYGGKGSLPSTRMGNVAGYRQAWIDAAAYRDKWDNYEKNGGDAPERDLQLETLAGVLNGEILVHNHCYRGEEMAIMMDIAKEFGFQISTFHHAVEAYKVADLLAENNVCAAVWADWWGFKHEAFDMTEANLAIIDQAKACGMIHSDSEIGIQHLNEETAKAMVAGQRAGFHIEPRHAVTWMTLNPAKALGIDKVTGSLEKGKMADLVVWSGNPFSVYSKAEKVFIDGNLMYDRNDPERQPRSDFELGILDAEGARLPQSGHKSPEGGK, encoded by the coding sequence ATGCGGTTCACTCTGAACTCGAACACGGCTGCGCGACGCCTGTTGGCGGTAGCGTGCGGTGCAATACTGGCAACAGCGCTGGTGTCCTGTGGCGGCGACAAACAAGAGAAGGGCAAGGGGCCTGATTTTGCGCGTCAGGGCGCTTTTCCCTCAAGCTATAAGGCCGATGAAGCGGCACCGGTCCTGATTCGCGGGGCGACGGTACTGACCGGCACCGGCGAGCAACTGCCCAATACCGATATCCTGCTGAAAGAGGGCAAGATCGCGGCCATCGGCGAGGGGCTTAAGGCCCCGAAAAAAGGCCTGGTGGTCGAGGGTGCGGGCAAGTGGGTCACTCCCGGGATTATCGATGTCCATTCCCACCTTGGTGATTACCCCGCACCAGCCATTGAATCCTCCCAGGACGGCAACGAAATGACCTCGCCCAATACCTCACAGGTGTGGGCGGAGCACTCGGTCTGGACCCAGGACCCCCAATTTGCGCTGGCACTGGCCGGTGGTGTCACCACGCTGCAGATCCTGCCGGGTTCCGCCAACCTGTTTGGCGGTCGCGGGGTAACCCTGAAAAACGTACCCGGGCGCAGCGTGCAGGACATGAAATTCCCCGGTGCCCCCTACGGTCTGAAAATGGCCTGCGGCGAAAACCCGAAACGGGTTTACGGCGGCAAGGGCAGCCTGCCGTCCACGCGGATGGGCAATGTGGCAGGTTATCGCCAGGCCTGGATCGATGCCGCAGCCTACCGCGACAAGTGGGATAACTACGAGAAAAACGGTGGCGATGCACCGGAGCGGGATCTGCAGCTGGAAACCCTGGCCGGTGTACTGAACGGCGAAATCCTGGTGCACAACCACTGCTACCGCGGCGAGGAAATGGCGATCATGATGGATATCGCCAAGGAGTTCGGCTTCCAGATTTCCACCTTCCACCACGCGGTGGAAGCCTACAAGGTGGCGGATCTGCTGGCAGAGAACAACGTGTGTGCCGCGGTGTGGGCGGACTGGTGGGGGTTCAAGCACGAGGCCTTCGACATGACCGAGGCCAATCTCGCGATCATTGACCAGGCCAAGGCCTGCGGCATGATCCACTCGGATTCGGAAATCGGTATCCAGCACCTGAACGAGGAAACCGCCAAGGCCATGGTGGCGGGCCAGCGCGCTGGCTTTCACATCGAGCCGCGCCATGCTGTGACCTGGATGACTCTGAACCCCGCCAAGGCCCTGGGAATCGACAAGGTCACCGGCAGCCTGGAAAAAGGCAAGATGGCAGACCTGGTAGTGTGGTCAGGCAATCCGTTCAGTGTTTATAGCAAGGCGGAAAAGGTTTTTATCGACGGCAACCTGATGTACGACCGCAATGATCCCGAGCGTCAACCCCGCAGTGACTTTGAGCTGGGTATTCTGGATGCGGAAGGTGCGCGCCTGCCACAGAGCGGCCACAAATCCCCGGAGGGCGGAAAATGA
- a CDS encoding YchJ family protein, translating into MLQLCPCCSGKPFAQCCNLYLSGQAYPNTAEALMRSRFSAYATGNLPYLRKSWHPDTCPELDADDLTTQWSRLEVIKSKQGLKKSIVEFKAWYREGDGESALHEISLFKLYKKRWVYVGPLSDWP; encoded by the coding sequence ATGCTCCAGCTCTGCCCCTGCTGCTCCGGCAAACCCTTTGCCCAGTGTTGCAACCTCTATCTCTCCGGCCAGGCCTACCCCAACACCGCGGAAGCACTGATGCGCAGCCGCTTCTCCGCCTACGCGACCGGCAACCTGCCCTACCTGCGCAAAAGCTGGCATCCAGACACCTGCCCTGAGCTGGACGCAGACGACCTCACCACCCAGTGGAGCCGGCTGGAAGTCATCAAAAGCAAACAGGGGCTGAAAAAATCCATCGTCGAGTTCAAGGCCTGGTACCGCGAAGGCGACGGCGAGTCCGCACTGCACGAGATCTCGCTGTTCAAGCTGTACAAGAAACGCTGGGTATATGTGGGGCCACTCAGTGACTGGCCCTGA
- a CDS encoding pseudouridine synthase — translation MTGPDTINSPESPELIFEDEHLIAAYKPEGWLVHRSDIDRHETRILLQYLRDLTGCHLFPVHRLDKPTSGVIVFAKSSEVAAALQAQLDSETSTKQYLAVCRGYCPEQGVIDHPLPPVADFKHQRKRPKSELPRQDAITRFRRLATVELPFEVDRYPCSRYSLVEVELITGRRHQIRRHFKHIHHPLIGCPKYGKSSHNRFFAEQLQCARLLLHAYRLRIQHPVTTAPLDLRANPRGCFHTLMQEFGWSLPD, via the coding sequence GTGACTGGCCCTGACACCATAAATTCCCCGGAGTCACCGGAGCTGATCTTTGAGGACGAGCACCTCATCGCGGCCTACAAGCCCGAGGGCTGGCTGGTGCATCGCTCGGACATCGATCGCCACGAAACCCGCATCCTGCTCCAGTACCTGCGGGACCTGACCGGTTGCCACCTCTTTCCGGTACACCGGCTGGACAAACCCACCTCCGGTGTCATCGTCTTTGCCAAAAGCAGTGAAGTGGCCGCCGCATTACAGGCACAGCTGGACAGCGAAACCTCCACCAAACAGTACCTCGCCGTGTGCCGCGGTTACTGTCCGGAACAGGGCGTCATTGATCACCCGCTGCCTCCGGTGGCGGACTTCAAGCACCAGCGCAAGCGCCCCAAGAGCGAACTGCCCCGCCAGGACGCCATTACCCGTTTCCGCCGCCTGGCAACGGTGGAACTGCCGTTCGAGGTCGACCGCTATCCATGTAGTCGCTACTCCCTGGTGGAAGTGGAGCTCATCACCGGCCGTCGCCACCAGATACGTCGGCATTTCAAGCACATCCACCACCCGCTGATCGGCTGCCCCAAATACGGCAAGTCCAGTCACAACCGTTTCTTCGCGGAACAGCTGCAGTGTGCGAGACTACTGCTTCACGCCTACCGGCTGCGAATACAGCACCCGGTCACCACCGCACCGCTCGATCTGCGGGCCAATCCCCGGGGCTGCTTCCACACGCTGATGCAAGAATTCGGATGGTCGCTGCCCGATTAG